A single region of the Vanessa atalanta chromosome Z, ilVanAtal1.2, whole genome shotgun sequence genome encodes:
- the LOC125075944 gene encoding uncharacterized protein LOC125075944 isoform X2 has product MKELNGTVLCEKQLGRRRVVPVIYLQGSHYDVGFDVGRNFAAIIKSFISSYGNLRDFEKEYKTDTGRDAYDKTLANMKKRFPYYVKEMQGVADGANVPFHQLFLLQMDDIIGTINDNHLPRNDTGGCSSLAIKTPNSAVLGHTEDAFSETLNHFYIMSAHIIPTQEDRELGAIEERFSSLCYAGHLPGYTMGYNENGLVFSINTLSPLVLKPGNTPRTFITRALLASKSYADAERILRDEGLGIGNGFSMNMIWTNKAGEKQIYNAEVAPDLKGDRSILNIHKYLDEPLVHTNIYQRIPVKEVIGPIIDSSTFRLKIIHDHAPPHTQKDIKDILSDTSGVEFQVFQEKKDSIIKTIAAGIFDLDKMTWSIFINKPNISEPVAILPIRFSMLDKSDQ; this is encoded by the exons GGTCGTAATTTTGCGGCGATCATCAAGAGTTTCATATCATCATATGGAAATCTGAGAGATTTTGAAAAAGAATACAAGACGGATACGGGAAGGGATGCATACGATAAGACACTCGCGAATATGAAGAAACGGTTTCCGTATTACGTAAAGGAAATGCAAGGAGTCGCAGACGGCGCTAATGTGCCATTTCATCAg CTTTTCCTTTTGCAAATGGATGACATAATCGGAACGATCAACGACAACCACCTACCTCGTAACGACACAGGGGGCTGCAGCTCTTTGGCCATTAAAACTCCTAATAGC gcAGTACTAGGACACACTGAAGATGCTTTTAGTGAAACTTTAAACCACTTCTATATAATGTCCGCACACATCATTCCCACACAAGAAGACAGAGAACTTGga gcCATCGAAGAGAGGTTCAGCTCACTTTGCTATGCGGGACATTTGCCTGGTTACACGATGGGTTACAATGAAAATGGTTTAGTGTTTTCTATAAACACACTGAGTCCTTTAGTTCTTAAGCCTGGAAACACTC CGCGTACTTTCATCACACGAGCTCTTTTAGCGTCAAAGAGCTACGCCGATGCGGAAAGAATTCTACGTGATGAAGGATTGGGGATCGGGAATGGTTTCTCTATGAACATGATCTGGACAAACAAGGCTGGTGAAAAACAAATCTACAACGCTGAAGTTGCCCCCGATCTTAAGGGTGATAGatcaattttaaacattcataaGTACCTCGATGAACCATTGGTGCACACTAATAT ATATCAACGTATTCCTGTAAAGGAAGTTATTGGGCCAATAATAGACAGCAGCACATTTCGCTTGAAGATCATACATGATCACGCGCCCCCGCATACCCAGAAAGATATCAAAGACATCCTATCGGACACCAGCGGTGTTGAGTTCCAAGTATTCCAGGAAAAGAAAGACTCTATTATAAAGACTATCGCAGCGG GTATATTCGATTTGGATAAAATGACGTGGAGCATCTTTATCAACAAACCGAACATTTCAGAGCCTGTTGCCATTTTACCTATAAGATTCTCAATGTTAGATAAATCAGATCAATGA
- the LOC125075965 gene encoding selenoprotein K-like — translation MVYVNKDGSVVEHNPFSVFGWFWGIVNFFYLLFQTLINPSYNKHGDKYVRDFRPPGSGPPKPPSRKFGGFGPSGSGPAPPPMGGGGCGCG, via the exons atgGTGTATGTAAACAAAg atggtTCTGTGGTGGAGCATAATCCATTTAGTGTTTTTGGATGGTTTTGGGGTATTGTCAACTTCTTCTACTTGCT ATTCCAGACCCTTATTAATCCCAGTTACAACAAACACGGTGACAAGTATGTGAGAGATTTTCGTCCTCCTGGTAGTGG ACCTCCAAAGCCACCATCAAGAAAGTTTGGTGGTTTCGGGCCATCTGGCTCTGGACCTGCTCCTCCACCCATGGGAGGTGGTGGCTGTGGTTGTGGTTGA
- the LOC125075784 gene encoding ephrin type-B receptor 1-B, with product MMWFCAAVAAAVIAALNVQGEQVMLLDTTTESNLGWTRYPYGPQANTPGWTEESYTNFEKLINWRSYVVCDVAHHNVNNWLWTPFIERRNANRIYIEIKFTIRDCSLFPGNALSCKETFSLLYYEFDVATREQPPWEPESYKLVGRIAAGEGRFNTNSEVNINTEVKSIAVTKRGVYIAFRDQGACISILAVKVYYITCPEVTINFAKFPATPTGREVTVIEQANGTCVENAETASGEASPVYLCKGDGKWTLPSGSCKCRAGYEPDHNNQICIECSPGKFKSHTGDEPCIPCPDYSETTAYASAECKCVPGFYRAKKDLKNIPCTQPPSAPDNLTVTFADQFSISLAWQPPHKTGGRSDVTYKVHCLNCGPNVEYRPSASGLNSTRVTIMGLDPVTEYKFQVFALNGVTDLTGEPAKKIEITAVTEASVVSVITKLRVVSVESDKLALAWNPPPIDLTDPDDAIESYEVKCFPKDNLEKSANASVKITKEPHVIITGLKRDTEYGIRVRAKMKRGWGELSGIVYARTGSVLETSFVGEEEGAQVRLVAGVMVAVVVLSVVAIIATVLFLRSRADDECDKKQPSDCNALNYRNGEVYTGPDRPAKTSSNATTPLFAGTGSRTYIDPHTYEDPNQAVREFAREIDASCITIEAIIGGGEFGDVCRGKLKLPASCGQEIDVAIKTLKPGSTERARRDFLAEASIMGQFEHPNVIFLQGVVTKCNPIMIITEFMENGSLDTFLRANDGKFRVLQLVGMLRGIATGMQYLSEMNYIHRDLAARNVLVNSQLVCKIADFGLSREIESTADGAYTTRGGKIPVRWTAPEAIAFRKFTSASDVWSMGIVCWEVMSFGERPYWNWSNQDVIKSIEKGYRLPAPMDCPEAVYQLMLDCWQKERTHRPTFASIVKTLDKLIRCPDTLRKIAQNRSADPLAGDTPDLIQFSSVEEWLECIKMSRYIEKFRAAGISDMNAVVDLTVHQLASLGVTLVGHQKKIMNSVQSMRAQIRVSGPYGFLV from the coding sequence ATGATGTGGTTTTGCGCAGCGGTGGCGGCCGCGGTGATAGCCGCTTTGAATGTACAAGGGGAACAAGTTATGCTTCTTGATACAACAACAGAATCGAATCTTGGATGGACACGTTATCCTTATGGCCCACAAGCCAATACACCTGGTTGGACGGAAGAATCTTATACTAATTTCGAGAAACTAATAAATTGGCGATCTTATGTGGTGTGTGATGTTGCACAccataatgttaataattggtTATGGACTCCATTTATAGAGAGAAGAAATGCAAATCGAATTTATATTGAGATCAAATTTACTATTAGAGACTGTTCACTTTTCCCAGGCAATGCACTAAGTTGTAAGGAGACATTCAGCTTACTATACTATGAGTTTGATGTTGCTACAAGAGAACAACCACCATGGGAGCCAGAAAGCTATAAATTAGTTGGCAGAATTGCAGCTGGAGAAGGAAGATTTAACACAAATTCAGAAGTGAATATTAACACTGAAGTCAAAAGTATAGCAGTGACAAAACGGGGTGTTTATATCGCATTTAGAGATCAAGGGGCATGTATTTCTATTTTAGCAGTAAAAGTTTATTACATAACTTGCCCAGAAGTAACAATAAACTTTGCTAAATTCCCTGCTACACCTACTGGGCGTGAAGTAACAGTTATAGAACAGGCTAATGGAACTTGTGTTGAGAATGCTGAAACAGCATCAGGTGAGGCATCTCCAGTATATTTATGCAAAGGTGATGGTAAATGGACTCTGCCAAGTGGTTCATGCAAATGTCGAGCTGGTTATGAACCTGATCATAATAACCAAATCTGTATTGAGTGTTCACCtggtaaatttaaatctcacaCCGGAGATGAACCTTGTATACCATGCCCTGATTATTCAGAGACTACAGCCTATGCATCAGCAGAATGTAAATGTGTACCTGGGTTTTATAGGGCCAAAAAAGACCTCAAAAATATACCTTGTACCCAACCACCTTCTGCACCCGATAATTTAACTGTAACTTTTGCTGATCAATTTTCAATATCACTTGCATGGCAGCCTCCCCATAAAACTGGAGGCCGTTCCGATGTGACATATAAAGTTCATTGCTTAAATTGTGGCCCTAATGTTGAATATAGACCTTCTGCTTCTGGCCTTAATTCAACCAGAGTCACTATAATGGGGTTAGATCCAGTAACAGaatataaatttcaagtttttgCTTTAAATGGTGTTACTGACTTGACTGGTGAACCAGCCAAGAAAATAGAAATAACAGCCGTTACTGAAGCTTCTGTGGTCAGTGTTATTACTAAGTTGAGAGTTGTAAGTGTAGAAAGTGACAAATTGGCACTTGCTTGGAATCCACCACCCATAGACTTAACAGATCCAGATGATGCCATAGAAAGCTATGAGGTGAAATGTTTCCCAAAAGATAATCTGGAAAAAAGTGCTAATGCATCAGTTAAAATAACTAAAGAACCCCATGTTATTATTACTGGCTTAAAGAGGGATACAGAATATGGTATTCGAGTAAGAGCTAAGATGAAAAGAGGTTGGGGAGAATTGAGTGGTATTGTTTATGCCAGAACTGGATCTGTGCTTGAGACATCATTTGTTGGTGAAGAAGAAGGAGCACAAGTTCGTTTAGTAGCTGGTGTAATGGTAGCAGTTGTTGTTCTCTCAGTGGTTGCAATTATTGCTACCGTTTTGTTTTTGCGGTCACGAGCTGATGATGAGTGTGATAAAAAACAGCCAAGTGATTGTAATGCATTGAATTATCGTAATGGGGAAGTTTACACTGGTCCAGACAGACCTGCAAAAACAAGCAGCAATGCTACCACACCTCTGTTTGCAGGCACAGGTTCCAGGACATATATAGATCCACATACTTATGAAGATCCTAATCAAGCTGTACGAGAGTTTGCACGTGAAATTGATGCATCTTGCATAACAATAGAGGCAATTATTGGTGGTGGAGAATTTGGAGATGTTTGTAGGGGCAAACTTAAATTACCTGCTAGTTGTGGTCAAGAAATTGATGTGGCTATTAAAACACTGAAACCTGGATCTACTGAGAGAGCGAGAAGAGATTTCCTTGCAGAGGCATCTATAATGGGTCAGTTTGAACATCCTAATGTCATATTTCTTCAAGGGGTTGTTACAAAATGCAATCCAATTATGATTATTACAGAATTTATGGAAAATGGTTCTTTGGATACTTTTCTACGTGCTAATGATGGCAAGTTTCGCGTTTTGCAGTTAGTCGGTATGCTACGTGGTATTGCTACTGGGATGCAATATTTATCAGAAATGAATTACATACACCGTGATCTAGCTGCACGTAATGTTCTTGTAAATTCTCAACTTGTTTGTAAAATTGCCGATTTTGGTTTATCACGTGAAATCGAATCAACAGCAGACGGTGCTTATACAACACGTGGAGGAAAAATACCAGTACGCTGGACGGCTCCTGAAGCAATTGCATTTAGGAAGTTCACATCAGCAAGTGATGTGTGGTCTATGGGTATTGTTTGTTGGGAGGTTATGAGTTTCGGTGAACGTCCATATTGGAACTGGAGCAACCAGGATGTCATTAAATCGATAGAAAAAGGTTATCGACTACCAGCCCCAATGGATTGTCCAGAAGCAGTTTATCAGTTAATGCTTGATTGCTGGCAAAAGGAACGTACCCATAGACCTACTTTTGCGAGCATAGTAAAAACTCTAGATAAGCTTATTCGTTGTCCCGACACTTTAAGAAAGATAGCTCAAAACCGTTCAGCAGATCCACTTGCAGGTGATACACCTGATTTGATTCAATTTTCTTCAGTTGAAGAATGGTTGGAGTGCATCAAAATGTCCcgttatattgaaaaatttagaGCTGCCGGTATATCGGATATGAACGCCGTCGTGGACCTTACAGTTCATCAGCTAGCCTCATTAGGAGTGACGCTAGTTGGACATCAGAAGAAAATAATGAACAGTGTTCAAAGTATGCGTGCTCAAATACGCGTTAGTGGCCCATATGGTTTTCTTGTTTAA
- the LOC125075976 gene encoding rhythmically expressed gene 2 protein codes for MRLPGIKLVTFDVTNTLLKFHKPPWEHYAAVAHKFGFKGNGISIKNKLLDNYKHMTKQHPNFGKDTISWERWWGKVIEMTFQGDISLANIDMISKKLIEDYKTAICWQISEGSEDLIKILKQSNITIGVISNFDPRLHEILFNLNLNKYFEFIITSYEVGISKPDKKIFQIAQEKCNKDIDSTQCLHIGDDITNDYIGATEAGWNALLITKSIKHIESQVLDKTFLNLKELCKKLENNELCLR; via the coding sequence atgcgatTACCTGGTATTAAATTAGTAACATTTGATgtaacaaatacattattaaagttTCACAAACCTCCTTGGGAACATTATGCTGCAGTTGCACATAAATTTGGTTTTAAAGGTAATGGAATaagcattaaaaacaaattgttagATAACTATAAACATATGACTAAACAACATCCTAATTTCGGGAAAGATACTATTTCTTGGGAGCGATGGTGGGGAAAAGTTATTGAAATGACCTTTCAAGGAGATATTTCTCTTGCTAATATAGATATGATTTCCAAAAAGCTCATTGAAGATTACAAAACTGCAATTTGTTGGCAGATATCAGAAGGAAgtgaagatttaataaaaatattgaaacaatctAATATTACAATTGGAGTAATATCAAATTTTGATCCACGCCTTCATGAAATCCTTTTCAATTTgaacttaaataagtattttgaatttataataacttcaTATGAGGTTGGAATTAGTAagccagataaaaaaatatttcaaattgctCAAGAGAAATGTAATAAAGATATTGACTCAACGCAATGTCTTCATATTGGAGATGACATTACTAATGATTATATTGGTGCTACAGAAGCGGGATGGAATGCTTTACTtataacaaaaagtattaaaCATATAGAATCACAAGTATtggacaaaacatttttaaatttaaaagagttgtgtaaaaaattagaaaataatgaacTATGCTTAAGATAA
- the LOC125075944 gene encoding uncharacterized protein LOC125075944 isoform X3, with amino-acid sequence MAQGTVLCEKQLGRRRVVPVIYLQGSHYDVGFDVGRNFAAIIKSFISSYGNLRDFEKEYKTDTGRDAYDKTLANMKKRFPYYVKEMQGVADGANVPFHQLFLLQMDDIIGTINDNHLPRNDTGGCSSLAIKTPNSAVLGHTEDAFSETLNHFYIMSAHIIPTQEDRELGAIEERFSSLCYAGHLPGYTMGYNENGLVFSINTLSPLVLKPGNTPRTFITRALLASKSYADAERILRDEGLGIGNGFSMNMIWTNKAGEKQIYNAEVAPDLKGDRSILNIHKYLDEPLVHTNIYQRIPVKEVIGPIIDSSTFRLKIIHDHAPPHTQKDIKDILSDTSGVEFQVFQEKKDSIIKTIAAGIFDLDKMTWSIFINKPNISEPVAILPIRFSMLDKSDQ; translated from the exons GGTCGTAATTTTGCGGCGATCATCAAGAGTTTCATATCATCATATGGAAATCTGAGAGATTTTGAAAAAGAATACAAGACGGATACGGGAAGGGATGCATACGATAAGACACTCGCGAATATGAAGAAACGGTTTCCGTATTACGTAAAGGAAATGCAAGGAGTCGCAGACGGCGCTAATGTGCCATTTCATCAg CTTTTCCTTTTGCAAATGGATGACATAATCGGAACGATCAACGACAACCACCTACCTCGTAACGACACAGGGGGCTGCAGCTCTTTGGCCATTAAAACTCCTAATAGC gcAGTACTAGGACACACTGAAGATGCTTTTAGTGAAACTTTAAACCACTTCTATATAATGTCCGCACACATCATTCCCACACAAGAAGACAGAGAACTTGga gcCATCGAAGAGAGGTTCAGCTCACTTTGCTATGCGGGACATTTGCCTGGTTACACGATGGGTTACAATGAAAATGGTTTAGTGTTTTCTATAAACACACTGAGTCCTTTAGTTCTTAAGCCTGGAAACACTC CGCGTACTTTCATCACACGAGCTCTTTTAGCGTCAAAGAGCTACGCCGATGCGGAAAGAATTCTACGTGATGAAGGATTGGGGATCGGGAATGGTTTCTCTATGAACATGATCTGGACAAACAAGGCTGGTGAAAAACAAATCTACAACGCTGAAGTTGCCCCCGATCTTAAGGGTGATAGatcaattttaaacattcataaGTACCTCGATGAACCATTGGTGCACACTAATAT ATATCAACGTATTCCTGTAAAGGAAGTTATTGGGCCAATAATAGACAGCAGCACATTTCGCTTGAAGATCATACATGATCACGCGCCCCCGCATACCCAGAAAGATATCAAAGACATCCTATCGGACACCAGCGGTGTTGAGTTCCAAGTATTCCAGGAAAAGAAAGACTCTATTATAAAGACTATCGCAGCGG GTATATTCGATTTGGATAAAATGACGTGGAGCATCTTTATCAACAAACCGAACATTTCAGAGCCTGTTGCCATTTTACCTATAAGATTCTCAATGTTAGATAAATCAGATCAATGA